One Pantoea trifolii DNA segment encodes these proteins:
- the hpxK gene encoding allantoate amidohydrolase has protein sequence MNKSLMTASEAQIAAARAMARCDALAEISESEDGLTRVYLSPEQLRANARVGEWMQAAGMTTWQDAVGNICGRYEAAQPGAQALLLGSHLDTVRNAGRYDGMLGVLSAIETVQWLHDRQQRLPLAIEIVGFGDEEGTRFGITLLGSRGLTGSWPESWVTHPDGNGITVAEAMQDVGFDAAKILDAARDVNEIAAYLELHIEQGPCLEQEDLALGVVTAINGARRLNCSFIGEAGHAGTVPMTHRKDALAAAAEWMVFIEHTMQEHDPQLVATVGTLSCLPGAVNVIPGEVQLSLDVRGPQDEPLERLLSTLLMQAQAIALRRGLTFSANVYYQIAATACDARLQQALSHAVETVQGRSLSLPSGAGHDAIAIAERWPVGMLFVRNHRGISHHPAESVQTDDVALGVQAYLQAVCDIARAKE, from the coding sequence ATGAATAAAAGCCTGATGACCGCCAGCGAGGCGCAGATCGCCGCCGCTCGCGCCATGGCGCGCTGTGATGCGCTGGCTGAGATCAGCGAAAGCGAAGATGGCCTGACGCGTGTTTATCTGTCGCCGGAACAGCTGCGTGCTAACGCGCGCGTCGGCGAATGGATGCAGGCCGCGGGCATGACGACCTGGCAGGATGCGGTGGGCAACATTTGCGGTCGCTACGAAGCGGCGCAGCCGGGCGCGCAGGCGCTGCTGCTTGGTTCGCATCTGGATACGGTGCGTAACGCCGGTCGCTACGACGGCATGCTCGGCGTGTTAAGCGCCATCGAAACCGTGCAGTGGCTGCACGATCGGCAGCAGCGTTTGCCGCTGGCGATTGAGATTGTCGGCTTCGGCGACGAAGAGGGCACGCGCTTCGGCATTACGCTGCTCGGCAGCCGTGGCTTGACCGGCAGCTGGCCGGAAAGCTGGGTGACGCATCCGGATGGTAACGGGATTACCGTGGCGGAAGCGATGCAGGATGTCGGTTTCGATGCGGCGAAAATCCTCGATGCGGCGCGTGATGTCAATGAGATCGCCGCCTATCTGGAACTGCATATCGAGCAAGGTCCGTGCCTTGAGCAGGAAGATTTGGCGTTGGGTGTGGTGACAGCGATCAACGGCGCGCGTCGTCTGAATTGCAGTTTTATCGGTGAAGCCGGCCATGCGGGCACCGTGCCGATGACGCATCGCAAAGATGCGCTGGCCGCCGCCGCCGAGTGGATGGTGTTTATTGAACACACCATGCAGGAGCACGATCCGCAGCTGGTGGCGACCGTCGGCACGCTGAGCTGCTTGCCGGGCGCGGTCAACGTGATCCCTGGCGAAGTGCAGCTGTCGCTCGACGTGCGCGGTCCGCAGGATGAGCCGCTGGAGCGTTTGCTCTCCACGCTGCTGATGCAGGCGCAGGCGATTGCGCTGCGTCGCGGCTTAACCTTCAGCGCCAACGTGTATTACCAGATTGCCGCCACCGCTTGTGATGCGCGCTTGCAGCAGGCGCTGAGCCACGCGGTGGAAACCGTGCAAGGGCGCAGCCTGTCGCTGCCAAGCGGCGCGGGACACGATGCGATTGCCATCGCCGAGCGCTGGCCGGTTGGCATGCTGTTTGTGCGCAACCATCGCGGCATCAGCCATCATCCGGCGGAATCGGTACAAACAGATGATGTGGCGCTGGGCGTGCAGGCGTATCTGCAGGCGGTTTGCGACATTGCACGCGCTAAGGAATAA
- the uraD gene encoding 2-oxo-4-hydroxy-4-carboxy-5-ureidoimidazoline decarboxylase produces the protein MDLVSFNQLSPEAAQAAIAHCVAIPGWQQALVAARPYADVAALQAQADRLAQFWQAAELEQALSAHPRIGDKVAGADKEATLSRSEQSAMQQANGALQLAMLAGNQTYEQRFGRVFLIRAKGRSGGEMLAELQRRLNNDAASEQREALAQLREITLLRLKESIT, from the coding sequence ATGGATTTGGTCAGTTTTAATCAGTTGTCACCCGAAGCCGCGCAGGCGGCGATTGCCCACTGCGTAGCGATTCCCGGATGGCAACAGGCGCTGGTGGCGGCGCGGCCCTATGCCGACGTTGCGGCTTTGCAGGCACAAGCCGATCGTCTGGCGCAGTTTTGGCAAGCCGCAGAGCTTGAGCAGGCGCTGAGTGCCCATCCGCGCATCGGCGACAAAGTGGCAGGCGCGGATAAAGAAGCCACGCTGTCGCGCAGTGAGCAGTCGGCGATGCAGCAGGCGAACGGCGCGCTGCAATTGGCGATGCTGGCGGGCAATCAAACCTATGAGCAGCGGTTTGGCCGGGTGTTTCTGATTCGCGCCAAAGGGCGCAGCGGCGGAGAGATGCTTGCGGAATTGCAGCGTCGGCTTAACAACGATGCAGCGAGTGAGCAGCGTGAAGCGCTGGCGCAGCTGCGCGAAATTACCCTGTTGCGGCTAAAGGAGAGCATCACATGA
- the uraH gene encoding hydroxyisourate hydrolase has product MSTITTHILDTALGKPAIGVAVSLEQNSPEGWLPRVEGNTDSDGRIKDLTPEPLAPGHYRLTAEIGDYFAAEGRDALYVSAQIDFVIGATGSHYHLPFLISPWSWSTYRGS; this is encoded by the coding sequence ATGAGCACCATTACGACGCATATTCTCGATACCGCGCTGGGCAAACCGGCGATCGGCGTGGCGGTTTCGCTCGAGCAGAACAGCCCGGAAGGCTGGCTGCCGCGGGTGGAAGGCAACACCGACAGCGACGGACGCATTAAAGATCTGACGCCCGAACCGCTGGCGCCGGGTCATTACCGTTTGACGGCGGAGATTGGCGACTACTTTGCTGCCGAAGGGCGCGATGCGCTCTATGTGAGTGCGCAGATTGATTTCGTGATTGGCGCCACAGGCAGCCATTATCATTTGCCGTTTCTCATCTCGCCGTGGTCGTGGTCGACTTATCGCGGCAGCTGA
- the katG gene encoding catalase/peroxidase HPI, which yields MSTHDNNDNAAAAGKCPFHHGASEEKSVLARGAGGGTSNRDWWPNMLRVDLLNQHSNRSNPLSDNFNYRDEFSKLDYSALKADIRALLTDSQSWWPADWGSYIGLFIRMAWHSAGTYRTIDGRGGSGRGQQRFAPLNSWPDNVSLDKARRLLWPVKQKYGQKISWADLYILAGNVSLENAGFRTFGFGAGREDVWEPDMDVDWGHETEWLAHRHPEALANAPLGATEMGLIYVNPEGPEASGDPKSAAPAIRATFGNMGMNDEEIVALIAGGHTLGKTHGAAEASHVGVDPEESPIEAQGLGWTSSYGSGVGKDAITSGLEVVWTQTPTQWSNYFFENLFKYEWVQTHSPAGAIQFEAVDAEAIIPDPFDPEKKRKPTMLVTDLTLRFDEEFGKISRRFLNDPQAFNEAFARAWFKLTHRDMGPKARYIGPEVPKEDLLWQDPLPQAIHQPTPADISEIKARIAASGLSVSQLVSVAWASASTFRGGDKRGGANGARLALAPQKDWAVNASVINDVLPTLQKIQQESGKASLADVIVLAGSVGIELAASAAGVATQVPFTPGRVDARQDQTDVESFNFLQPLADGFRNYRRSPKGSSTETLLLDKAQQLTLSAPELTVLIGGLRVLGTNFDGGQHGVFTDRVGVLSNDFFVNLLDMRTAWKATDESEELFEGRDRLNGEVKFSATRADLVFGSNAILRALAEVYASSDAKQKFVTDFVAAWTKVMNLDRFEL from the coding sequence ATGAGCACGCACGACAATAACGATAATGCAGCAGCCGCAGGCAAGTGCCCCTTTCATCACGGGGCGTCTGAAGAGAAAAGTGTACTGGCGCGTGGCGCCGGTGGCGGGACATCCAACCGCGATTGGTGGCCCAATATGTTACGCGTCGATCTGTTAAACCAACACTCCAACCGTTCCAACCCGCTTAGTGACAACTTCAACTACCGCGACGAATTCAGCAAGCTGGATTATTCCGCATTAAAAGCCGATATCCGCGCACTTCTCACCGATTCGCAATCCTGGTGGCCAGCCGACTGGGGCAGCTATATTGGGCTGTTCATTCGCATGGCGTGGCACAGCGCGGGTACTTATCGCACCATTGATGGTCGCGGCGGTTCTGGTCGTGGTCAGCAACGTTTTGCGCCGCTGAACTCGTGGCCGGATAACGTCAGCCTCGATAAAGCACGTCGCCTGCTGTGGCCGGTGAAACAGAAGTACGGTCAGAAAATTTCCTGGGCTGATCTCTATATCCTGGCGGGTAACGTCTCGCTGGAAAACGCCGGCTTCCGCACCTTCGGCTTTGGTGCCGGTCGTGAAGACGTGTGGGAACCGGATATGGATGTAGACTGGGGCCACGAAACCGAATGGCTGGCGCATCGCCATCCAGAAGCGCTCGCCAATGCACCGTTGGGTGCCACCGAAATGGGCCTGATTTACGTCAACCCGGAAGGTCCGGAAGCCAGCGGCGATCCGAAATCAGCGGCGCCAGCGATTCGTGCCACCTTCGGCAACATGGGCATGAACGATGAAGAGATCGTGGCGCTGATTGCTGGCGGCCATACCTTGGGTAAAACCCACGGCGCGGCAGAAGCCAGCCATGTCGGCGTGGATCCGGAAGAGTCACCGATTGAAGCGCAGGGCCTTGGCTGGACCAGCAGCTACGGCAGCGGCGTGGGTAAAGATGCCATCACGTCGGGTCTGGAAGTGGTGTGGACGCAAACCCCAACGCAGTGGAGCAACTACTTCTTCGAGAACCTGTTCAAATACGAGTGGGTACAGACGCACAGCCCGGCGGGCGCGATCCAGTTCGAAGCGGTTGATGCCGAAGCGATTATCCCGGATCCATTTGATCCGGAGAAAAAACGTAAACCCACCATGCTGGTTACCGATCTGACGCTGCGTTTTGACGAAGAGTTTGGCAAGATTTCGCGCCGCTTCCTCAACGACCCGCAGGCATTCAACGAAGCCTTTGCCCGCGCCTGGTTCAAACTAACGCACCGTGATATGGGACCAAAAGCGCGTTACATCGGTCCGGAAGTGCCGAAGGAAGATCTGCTGTGGCAGGATCCATTACCGCAGGCGATTCATCAGCCAACGCCGGCTGATATCAGCGAGATTAAAGCGCGCATTGCTGCTTCAGGTTTGAGCGTCAGCCAGCTGGTTTCAGTGGCCTGGGCTTCAGCTTCAACCTTCCGTGGCGGTGACAAACGTGGCGGTGCCAACGGTGCACGTCTGGCATTAGCGCCGCAGAAAGATTGGGCGGTGAATGCCAGCGTAATCAATGATGTGCTGCCAACCTTGCAGAAGATTCAGCAGGAATCCGGCAAAGCGTCGCTGGCAGATGTGATTGTGCTGGCGGGTAGCGTGGGTATCGAACTGGCCGCTTCAGCCGCTGGCGTGGCAACGCAAGTGCCGTTTACGCCGGGCCGTGTGGATGCGCGTCAGGATCAAACCGACGTTGAGTCATTCAACTTCCTGCAGCCGCTGGCCGATGGTTTCCGCAACTATCGTCGCAGCCCGAAAGGTTCTTCAACCGAAACACTGCTGTTAGATAAAGCACAGCAGCTGACGCTGAGCGCGCCAGAATTGACGGTGCTGATTGGTGGTCTGCGTGTTCTCGGCACTAACTTCGACGGCGGCCAGCACGGCGTGTTCACCGATCGCGTTGGCGTACTGAGCAATGACTTCTTCGTCAATCTGCTCGACATGCGCACCGCGTGGAAAGCCACCGACGAGAGCGAAGAGCTGTTTGAAGGTCGCGATCGTCTGAATGGTGAAGTTAAGTTCAGCGCCACACGTGCCGACTTAGTGTTTGGATCGAACGCTATCCTGCGTGCGCTGGCCGAGGTATACGCCAGCAGCGATGCGAAGCAGAAGTTCGTCACCGACTTCGTCGCCGCATGGACCAAAGTGATGAATCTGGATCGCTTCGAGCTGTAA
- a CDS encoding helix-turn-helix domain-containing protein: MIAEAIKASNNLIKVVPLLGGSNSKADYEQALELVEYLIEHQPDHPLIEMLTDKVAKYEDSAPEFAAFNARITALPGGVALLRVLMDQHNLNQSSFVNEIGQRSYVNRILKGERSLTDKHKAALAKRFNLPFEAFRED; this comes from the coding sequence ATGATCGCCGAAGCCATCAAGGCCAGCAACAATTTGATTAAAGTCGTCCCGTTGCTGGGCGGAAGTAACTCGAAAGCTGATTATGAACAGGCGTTAGAACTGGTGGAGTATCTGATTGAACATCAACCTGATCATCCGCTGATTGAAATGCTCACCGATAAAGTGGCGAAATATGAAGATAGTGCACCGGAGTTTGCTGCGTTCAACGCGCGTATCACCGCATTGCCTGGTGGTGTAGCGTTACTGCGAGTGTTAATGGATCAACACAACCTCAACCAGTCATCCTTTGTGAATGAAATTGGTCAGCGTTCTTATGTGAACCGAATTTTGAAAGGAGAACGTTCGTTGACAGACAAACACAAAGCCGCGCTGGCTAAACGCTTTAACCTGCCCTTCGAAGCATTTCGCGAAGATTAA
- a CDS encoding type II toxin-antitoxin system HigB family toxin, with amino-acid sequence MHVISRKVFTEATRRFPNDAAALDATYRTLNGNDFADPDALRAYFPSLDRMKYRAKWWVINVGGNNLRVMFFADFIAQRIFIKHVVTHAEYDKWVKHYREKKE; translated from the coding sequence ATGCACGTTATCTCAAGGAAAGTGTTCACAGAAGCGACACGGAGATTTCCAAATGATGCAGCAGCATTGGATGCCACTTACAGAACCTTAAATGGCAACGATTTTGCCGATCCAGATGCGCTCAGAGCCTATTTTCCAAGTCTTGACCGAATGAAATACCGGGCGAAATGGTGGGTGATTAATGTAGGTGGAAATAATCTCAGAGTGATGTTTTTTGCTGATTTTATAGCCCAACGAATCTTCATTAAACATGTTGTAACGCATGCCGAGTATGACAAATGGGTAAAGCATTATCGGGAGAAAAAAGAATGA
- a CDS encoding amidohydrolase, which yields MSALKITVLQETLSWMDGAANLRHFDGVLKGIEGRDIILLPEMFTTGFAMEAAESSLPQDEVVAWLHAHAQTSNALVGGSAAIQTEKGAVNRFLLVEPNGTLHQYDKRHLFRMANEHQHYVAGERREVFEWRGWRIMPQICYDLRFPVFSRNHNDYDLALYVANWPAPRALHWQSLLLARAIENQAYVAGCNRVGSDGNQHQYSGDSRIISPLGEILVSGEPFARARLDAELSLEELQAYRERFPAWRDADGYTLK from the coding sequence ATGTCAGCTTTGAAAATTACCGTTCTGCAGGAAACCCTGAGCTGGATGGATGGCGCAGCCAACCTGCGTCATTTCGATGGCGTGCTGAAAGGCATTGAAGGCCGCGACATCATTCTGCTGCCTGAGATGTTCACCACCGGTTTTGCTATGGAAGCCGCCGAAAGTTCGCTGCCGCAGGATGAAGTCGTCGCCTGGCTGCACGCGCACGCGCAAACCAGCAACGCGCTCGTCGGCGGCAGTGCGGCGATCCAGACGGAAAAAGGCGCGGTGAACCGCTTCTTGCTGGTCGAACCGAACGGCACGCTGCATCAATATGACAAACGCCATCTGTTCCGCATGGCCAATGAGCATCAGCACTACGTGGCGGGCGAAAGGCGTGAAGTGTTTGAGTGGCGCGGCTGGCGTATTATGCCGCAAATTTGCTACGACCTGCGCTTCCCGGTGTTTTCGCGTAATCACAACGACTACGATTTGGCGCTGTATGTCGCCAACTGGCCGGCTCCGCGTGCGCTGCACTGGCAGTCGCTGCTGTTAGCCCGTGCGATTGAAAATCAGGCTTACGTTGCCGGTTGCAACCGCGTCGGCAGCGATGGCAATCAACATCAATACAGTGGTGACAGCCGCATTATTTCGCCGCTGGGTGAGATTCTGGTAAGCGGTGAGCCTTTTGCGCGCGCACGTCTTGATGCGGAGTTGTCTCTTGAAGAGCTGCAAGCCTACCGTGAACGCTTCCCGGCATGGCGTGATGCGGATGGGTATACGCTGAAGTAA
- a CDS encoding pyridoxal phosphate-dependent aminotransferase — MTQHNLIPESKLPALGTTIFTQMSALAQQHNAINLSQGFPDFDGPRYLQQRLAHHVSEGANQYAPMIGVLPLREAIVEKTAALYGHTPDVNSDITITAGATEALYAAITALVRAGDEVICFDPSYDSYAPAVQLAGGVLKRIALQPPGFRVDWHEFRSLLSSKTRLVILNTPHNPSATVWRKSDYAELWQAIAEQEIYVLSDEVYEHICFAEEGHASVLAHAELRQRSIAVSSFGKTFHMTGWKVGYCIAPAAISAEIRKVHQYLTFSVNTPAQLAIADMLRQEPEHYRELPEFYRARRDRFIQKLSASRFKVLPCEGTYFLLVDYSAISDLNDVSFCQLLTKEVGVAAIPLSVFCAEPFPHKLIRLCFAKQEATLDAAAERLCQL; from the coding sequence ATGACGCAGCACAACCTGATCCCCGAGAGCAAATTACCGGCGCTCGGCACCACCATCTTTACGCAAATGAGCGCGTTAGCGCAGCAGCACAACGCCATCAACCTTTCGCAAGGCTTCCCCGATTTTGACGGTCCGCGCTATTTGCAGCAGCGCCTGGCGCATCACGTCAGCGAGGGCGCCAACCAATATGCACCGATGATCGGCGTACTGCCACTGCGTGAAGCGATTGTTGAGAAAACCGCTGCGCTTTACGGCCACACGCCTGACGTCAACAGCGACATCACCATCACCGCAGGCGCGACCGAAGCGCTCTACGCCGCAATTACCGCACTGGTGCGTGCCGGTGACGAAGTGATCTGCTTCGACCCAAGCTACGACAGCTACGCGCCTGCCGTGCAATTGGCGGGGGGCGTGTTGAAACGCATCGCCCTGCAGCCACCGGGTTTCCGCGTTGACTGGCACGAATTCCGTAGCCTGCTTAGCAGCAAAACCCGCTTAGTGATTCTGAATACGCCGCACAATCCGTCCGCCACCGTGTGGCGCAAAAGCGATTATGCCGAACTGTGGCAGGCGATTGCTGAGCAGGAAATCTACGTGCTGAGCGACGAAGTGTATGAGCACATCTGTTTCGCCGAAGAGGGCCACGCCAGCGTGTTGGCGCATGCTGAACTGCGTCAGCGTTCGATTGCGGTGTCGTCATTTGGCAAGACCTTCCACATGACCGGCTGGAAAGTGGGTTACTGCATTGCACCGGCGGCGATCAGCGCTGAAATCCGTAAAGTGCATCAGTATCTGACCTTCTCGGTGAACACGCCAGCGCAACTGGCGATTGCCGATATGCTGCGTCAGGAGCCAGAACACTACCGTGAACTACCGGAATTCTACCGGGCGCGCCGCGATCGCTTTATTCAGAAGCTCTCCGCCAGCCGTTTCAAAGTGCTGCCGTGTGAAGGCACTTACTTCCTGCTGGTCGATTACAGCGCGATTTCCGATCTGAATGACGTGAGTTTCTGCCAGCTGCTGACCAAAGAAGTCGGCGTGGCGGCGATTCCGCTGTCGGTGTTCTGCGCCGAACCCTTCCCGCACAAGCTGATTCGTCTGTGCTTTGCCAAACAGGAAGCGACGCTCGACGCCGCTGCGGAGCGCTTATGTCAGCTTTGA
- a CDS encoding methylthioribulose 1-phosphate dehydratase: MTDFLPLEHLVAACHWIGGKGWAPATGGNMSVRQDAEYCLLSASGKDKGSLTRDDFIQVEIATNAVPSGRTPSAETGLHTLIYRLFPQAGAVLHTHTVNSTVLSRVEKGDALLLSGYEMQKTLAGQQTHLNTVAIPLFDNDQDIPALAQRIEAFAADTPLQYGFLLRGHGLTCWGKDVNEARRHLEGLEFLFECELQRRLLEAK; encoded by the coding sequence ATGACGGATTTTCTTCCACTGGAACATTTAGTGGCCGCCTGCCACTGGATTGGTGGCAAAGGCTGGGCACCCGCGACCGGCGGTAATATGTCGGTGCGGCAGGACGCGGAGTATTGTCTGCTGAGTGCGTCCGGCAAAGATAAAGGCAGCCTGACACGTGATGATTTTATCCAGGTTGAGATCGCCACCAACGCGGTGCCATCGGGCCGCACGCCATCGGCGGAAACCGGCCTGCATACTTTGATTTATCGTCTTTTTCCGCAGGCGGGCGCGGTGCTGCATACGCATACGGTCAACTCGACGGTGCTGTCGCGGGTGGAGAAGGGCGATGCATTGCTGCTCAGCGGCTATGAGATGCAGAAAACGCTGGCCGGGCAGCAGACGCATCTGAATACCGTCGCTATTCCCTTGTTCGATAACGATCAGGACATTCCGGCGCTGGCGCAGCGCATCGAAGCTTTTGCCGCCGATACGCCGCTGCAATATGGTTTTCTGCTGCGCGGCCACGGTTTGACCTGCTGGGGCAAGGACGTGAACGAAGCGCGTCGCCATCTGGAAGGTTTGGAATTCCTGTTTGAATGTGAACTGCAACGTCGCCTGCTGGAGGCCAAATGA
- the mtnC gene encoding acireductone synthase has protein sequence MIRAIVTDIEGTTSDIQFVHQVLFPYARQHLAAYVREYHADENVAAALNAVREESAAPQASLEELITTLTNYIDEDRKSPGLKALQGMIWRAGYVEGQFTGYLYPDVLPAFERWQQQGIGLYVYSSGSVAAQKLLFGYSDEGDLTSLFSGYFDTGVGAKREAQSYRNIAEKIGLAPASLLFLSDIHQELDAAADAGWHTVQLIRGEADNASRHHQVTDFSQIKPESI, from the coding sequence ATGATTCGCGCCATTGTTACTGATATTGAAGGCACCACTAGCGATATCCAGTTTGTGCATCAGGTGTTATTCCCTTATGCGCGCCAGCATTTAGCAGCGTACGTGCGGGAATATCACGCAGATGAAAACGTCGCCGCCGCACTTAACGCGGTGCGTGAAGAGTCCGCTGCGCCTCAGGCCTCGCTGGAGGAGCTGATTACCACGCTCACGAATTATATCGATGAGGATCGCAAATCGCCGGGCCTTAAAGCCTTGCAGGGCATGATTTGGCGCGCCGGCTACGTGGAAGGCCAGTTTACCGGTTACCTTTATCCCGACGTTCTGCCGGCTTTTGAGCGCTGGCAGCAGCAGGGGATTGGCCTGTATGTTTATTCCTCGGGATCGGTCGCCGCGCAAAAACTGTTATTTGGCTACAGCGATGAAGGTGATTTAACCTCGCTGTTTAGCGGCTATTTTGATACCGGCGTCGGCGCGAAACGTGAGGCGCAATCGTATCGCAATATCGCCGAAAAAATCGGCCTTGCGCCTGCGTCATTGCTGTTCCTGTCAGATATTCATCAGGAGCTGGATGCAGCAGCGGATGCGGGCTGGCATACCGTGCAGTTAATTCGTGGCGAGGCGGATAACGCCAGTCGTCATCACCAGGTCACCGATTTTTCCCAGATTAAACCGGAGTCGATTTAA
- a CDS encoding 1,2-dihydroxy-3-keto-5-methylthiopentene dioxygenase, with the protein MSALTIFTDTEAHQPVWHSTDAEAIRDRLNAKNVRFERWEADRDLGANPDAETVIKAYQHAIDRLVAEKGYQSWDVLSMRADNPQKEVLRTRFLNEHTHSEDEVRFFVEGSGLFCLHLDGEVYQILCEKNDLISVPAGTAHWFDMGSEPHFTAIRIFDNQEGWVANFTGDKIADAYPRLA; encoded by the coding sequence ATGAGTGCATTGACCATTTTTACCGATACCGAAGCCCATCAACCGGTGTGGCACAGCACCGATGCCGAGGCGATTCGCGATCGTCTCAACGCGAAAAACGTGCGCTTTGAACGCTGGGAAGCCGATCGCGATCTGGGTGCGAATCCCGATGCAGAGACGGTGATCAAAGCCTATCAACATGCGATTGATCGTCTGGTGGCCGAGAAGGGTTATCAGAGCTGGGATGTGCTGAGCATGCGGGCGGATAATCCGCAGAAAGAGGTGCTGCGCACCAGGTTCCTCAACGAACACACGCATAGCGAAGATGAAGTACGCTTCTTTGTTGAAGGTTCAGGGCTGTTCTGCTTGCATCTGGATGGCGAGGTGTATCAGATTTTGTGTGAGAAGAATGATCTGATCTCAGTGCCTGCTGGCACAGCGCACTGGTTTGATATGGGTTCTGAGCCGCACTTTACCGCGATCCGTATTTTCGATAATCAGGAAGGTTGGGTGGCGAATTTCACCGGCGACAAGATTGCCGATGCGTATCCGCGCTTAGCGTGA
- the mtnA gene encoding S-methyl-5-thioribose-1-phosphate isomerase: MQTLRTTSLEVRDNQLWILDQQALPQQQNWLPAHSVAQLVEHIHALRVRGAPLIGLSASLLLALLGEHGAPRKELAAALEVLRAARPTAVNLMNNLDRMKVALAESDFVAALSGEALRLVAEDKQLCDNIARAGSTLVKPGSQLLTHCNTGGLATAGVGTALGVISYAHQQGLVKNVWVDETRPLLQGGRLTAWELGELNIPYQLITDSMAASLMARGVVDAIWVGADRIAANGDVANKIGTYSLAVLAHYHRIPFYVAAPHTTLDRQCPNGDAIPIEQRSANEVTGVSGSFGIVQWAPQNAAVYNPAFDVTPAALISGWVLDTGVVTPAQVKEGIFQP; encoded by the coding sequence ATGCAAACACTTCGTACCACCAGCCTTGAGGTCCGCGATAATCAACTGTGGATCCTTGACCAGCAAGCGCTGCCACAGCAACAAAACTGGCTGCCTGCGCACAGTGTCGCGCAGTTGGTTGAACATATTCACGCCTTGCGCGTGCGCGGTGCGCCGCTGATTGGTCTATCAGCCAGTTTGCTGCTGGCGCTGCTGGGCGAGCATGGCGCACCGCGCAAGGAATTAGCAGCGGCGCTGGAGGTGCTACGCGCAGCGCGGCCAACGGCCGTGAACCTGATGAATAACCTGGATCGCATGAAAGTGGCGTTGGCCGAAAGTGATTTCGTCGCGGCGTTGAGCGGCGAAGCGCTGCGCCTGGTGGCCGAAGATAAGCAACTGTGTGACAACATCGCGCGCGCGGGCAGCACGCTGGTGAAACCGGGCAGCCAACTGCTGACGCACTGCAATACCGGCGGGCTGGCGACTGCGGGCGTCGGCACGGCGCTCGGCGTCATCTCCTACGCTCATCAACAAGGTCTGGTGAAAAATGTCTGGGTGGATGAGACACGACCGCTGCTGCAAGGTGGTCGCTTAACCGCATGGGAGCTGGGTGAGCTAAATATTCCTTATCAGCTGATTACCGATTCGATGGCCGCCAGTTTAATGGCGCGCGGCGTGGTCGATGCTATTTGGGTCGGCGCGGATCGTATCGCGGCGAACGGTGATGTCGCGAACAAAATTGGTACCTATAGCCTGGCCGTGCTGGCGCACTATCACCGCATTCCGTTCTACGTCGCCGCACCGCACACCACGCTGGATCGGCAATGTCCGAACGGCGACGCCATCCCTATTGAGCAGCGCTCCGCTAACGAAGTGACCGGCGTATCAGGCAGCTTTGGTATCGTGCAGTGGGCACCGCAGAATGCGGCGGTTTATAACCCGGCCTTTGATGTGACGCCAGCTGCGTTGATTAGCGGTTGGGTGCTGGATACTGGCGTGGTGACGCCAGCGCAGGTAAAGGAAGGGATTTTTCAGCCGTAG